From Sphingomonas nostoxanthinifaciens, a single genomic window includes:
- a CDS encoding FecR family protein encodes MVAAIDRNRLSDRRASADDPALAEALTEVAAFGRLSNEQVRAMRANRRRAVGSVAAVALAAVLGLGGWMQLQTPAPTTIHYSTARGEQRLVHLADGSSVRLNGATRLDVTLDRDRRTVELAEGQAFFDVAHDAKRPFVVTAGAVNGRVLGTAFDVDRMHGQVELEVYRGAVRFAGTAPGSAGVVVRAGWRSRYRDGTIDRPTLFDPAQQDWREGWLDTEGMRLGDVVEALDRGTGPLVLPPPARLAALPIAGRFRLDDPARLLRVIGGAYGFTVVRDGDRIRLQPAAATRD; translated from the coding sequence ATGGTAGCCGCGATCGACAGGAACCGGCTTTCCGATCGGCGCGCGTCCGCTGACGATCCTGCGCTGGCCGAAGCGCTGACTGAGGTAGCGGCGTTCGGCCGTCTGTCGAACGAGCAGGTGCGGGCGATGCGCGCGAACCGCCGACGGGCAGTCGGCTCGGTGGCGGCGGTCGCATTGGCGGCGGTGCTCGGCCTCGGCGGCTGGATGCAGCTGCAGACGCCCGCCCCGACGACGATCCACTACAGCACCGCGCGCGGCGAACAGCGGTTGGTCCACCTCGCCGATGGATCGAGCGTGCGGCTGAACGGCGCCACCCGGCTCGACGTGACGCTCGACCGCGACCGGCGGACGGTCGAGCTCGCCGAGGGCCAGGCCTTCTTCGACGTCGCGCACGACGCCAAGCGGCCGTTCGTGGTCACCGCCGGTGCGGTCAACGGGCGAGTGCTGGGGACGGCCTTCGACGTCGACCGCATGCATGGGCAGGTCGAGCTCGAAGTCTATCGCGGCGCGGTGCGCTTCGCCGGCACCGCACCGGGCTCGGCGGGCGTCGTCGTCCGTGCGGGCTGGCGATCGCGCTATCGCGACGGCACGATCGATCGACCGACCTTGTTCGACCCGGCGCAGCAGGACTGGCGCGAGGGCTGGCTCGATACCGAGGGCATGCGCCTCGGCGACGTGGTCGAGGCGCTCGATCGCGGCACCGGACCGCTGGTGCTGCCGCCGCCGGCGCGGCTGGCGGCGCTCCCGATCGCAGGGCGCTTCCGGCTCGACGATCCGGCACGGCTGCTTCGCGTGATCGGCGGCGCCTACGGCTTCACGGTCGTGCGCGATGGCGACCGCATCCGTCTCCAGCCGGCCGCCGCCACGCGCGACTGA
- a CDS encoding metallophosphoesterase: MIRVLFSALLVVAMTASLPSGAAAERPSFSFGAIADCQFAAEPDAPPRLYHTAPDKLAEAVTRFDGEKLAFVTHLGDFIDRDWVSYDVLLPIVRRSHHPWRFVLGNHDFGVPDAQKAAVPAKLGMPARYYSFTKHGWLFIVTDGNDLSSYAWPEGSAEHARSMAAHAGLYADKPLWDGGIGDVQMRWIDAQLTHADAAGQKAVLLSHFPLYPANPHNLWNADAMLALLDRHPSVKMWLDGHNHEGNYGLRNGIHFVNLKAMLDTTETAYARIDMFADRIEVHGFGRQQDMVLPLR, encoded by the coding sequence ATGATCCGTGTCCTGTTCTCTGCGCTGCTTGTGGTCGCGATGACCGCCAGCCTGCCATCCGGCGCTGCGGCCGAGCGGCCTTCGTTCAGCTTCGGGGCGATCGCCGACTGCCAGTTCGCGGCCGAGCCCGATGCGCCGCCGCGGCTCTATCACACCGCGCCGGACAAGCTGGCCGAGGCGGTGACGCGGTTCGATGGCGAGAAGCTGGCGTTCGTCACCCACTTGGGCGACTTCATCGATCGCGACTGGGTCAGCTACGACGTGTTGCTGCCGATCGTCCGACGCTCGCACCATCCGTGGCGCTTCGTGCTCGGCAATCACGATTTTGGCGTGCCCGACGCGCAGAAGGCGGCGGTCCCGGCCAAGCTCGGTATGCCGGCGCGCTATTACAGCTTCACCAAGCACGGCTGGCTGTTCATCGTCACCGACGGCAACGATCTCAGCAGCTACGCCTGGCCCGAGGGCAGTGCCGAACATGCACGCAGCATGGCCGCGCATGCCGGCCTCTATGCCGACAAGCCTTTATGGGACGGCGGCATCGGCGACGTGCAGATGAGGTGGATCGACGCACAGCTTACCCATGCCGACGCCGCGGGACAGAAGGCGGTACTGCTCAGCCACTTCCCGCTCTATCCGGCCAACCCGCACAATTTGTGGAATGCCGATGCGATGCTGGCGCTGCTCGATCGGCATCCGTCGGTCAAGATGTGGCTCGACGGGCATAATCACGAGGGCAATTACGGGCTGCGCAACGGCATCCACTTCGTCAATCTGAAGGCGATGCTCGATACGACCGAGACCGCTTATGCGCGGATCGACATGTTCGCCGACCGGATCGAGGTCCACGGCTTCGGCCGCCAGCAGGACATGGTTTTGCCGCTACGCTGA
- the cyoC gene encoding cytochrome o ubiquinol oxidase subunit III, with product MSAQVMHGHDAPHGHDALGHGHSEARGHGEGGPAPKRVIVGYGFWIFLLSDIVMFSAFFAAYAVLAGATAGGPTGRELFDPTRVAIETAFLLASSFTCGLSYIAAHNKSQMQTQLWLLLTGLLGLAFVVLEVQEFWEMIEKGAGPQRSAFLSSFFALVGCHGLHVTLGGLWLGTMMAQVWVKGFTQPIMRRLLCFNLFWHALDIIWVALFTIVYLMGAGA from the coding sequence ATGAGCGCGCAGGTAATGCATGGGCATGATGCCCCGCACGGGCACGACGCGCTTGGCCACGGCCATTCGGAAGCGCGTGGTCACGGCGAGGGTGGACCGGCACCGAAGCGGGTGATCGTCGGCTACGGCTTCTGGATCTTCCTGCTCAGCGACATCGTCATGTTCTCCGCCTTCTTCGCGGCTTATGCCGTGCTGGCGGGGGCGACGGCGGGCGGCCCGACCGGGCGCGAGCTGTTCGATCCCACCCGCGTGGCGATCGAGACGGCGTTCCTGCTGGCGTCCAGCTTCACCTGCGGCCTGTCCTACATCGCCGCCCACAATAAGAGCCAGATGCAGACGCAGCTGTGGCTCCTGCTCACCGGGCTGCTCGGCCTCGCCTTCGTGGTGCTGGAGGTGCAGGAATTCTGGGAGATGATCGAAAAGGGAGCGGGGCCGCAGCGCAGCGCCTTCCTGTCGTCCTTCTTCGCGCTCGTTGGCTGCCACGGCCTGCACGTCACCCTGGGCGGCCTGTGGCTGGGCACGATGATGGCGCAGGTGTGGGTCAAGGGCTTCACCCAGCCGATCATGCGTCGCCTGCTGTGCTTCAACCTGTTCTGGCACGCGCTCGACATCATCTGGGTCGCGCTGTTCACGATCGTCTATCTGATGGGAGCCGGCGCATGA
- a CDS encoding RNA polymerase sigma factor gives MTELAPAMDCARPLADLELRRSLSRFVEGRLRDSHASEDLVQETYLRLYDYGRTRTVANVGAFCFAIARNLIHDYLRRARTAPTRVELADEIPCPAPRIDEVLAYRERVDVLVAALRHMPPLRREVFTRQRLDGDAVATIAAELDLSRAAVEKHVTRAVADLRHALERRGLALEW, from the coding sequence ATGACCGAGCTTGCGCCGGCAATGGATTGCGCCCGGCCGCTCGCCGATCTCGAACTGCGCCGATCGCTGTCGCGCTTCGTCGAGGGGCGACTGCGCGATTCGCATGCGAGCGAGGATCTGGTGCAGGAGACATATCTGCGCCTGTACGATTATGGCCGCACCCGCACGGTCGCCAACGTCGGCGCCTTCTGCTTCGCGATCGCGCGCAACCTGATCCACGATTACCTGCGCCGTGCCCGCACCGCCCCGACGCGCGTCGAACTGGCGGACGAGATCCCCTGCCCCGCGCCGCGGATCGACGAGGTGCTGGCCTATCGCGAGCGGGTGGACGTGCTGGTCGCAGCCCTTCGCCATATGCCACCGCTCCGACGCGAGGTGTTCACCCGCCAGCGGCTCGATGGCGATGCGGTCGCGACGATCGCCGCAGAGCTTGATCTCAGTCGCGCCGCGGTGGAGAAGCACGTGACGCGCGCCGTCGCCGACTTGCGCCACGCGCTGGAACGGCGAGGACTTGCGCTCGAATGGTAG
- a CDS encoding TonB-dependent receptor: MRRPIGSTTFSLAVALAAAATCAPAYGQTAAFDREASFAIPAGDLRASLSQFSRTTGVQVVVAPDAAEGKRSAAVSGTHGARQALDLMLRGTGLAAAIEGDVAVLRPDPTQRRRAPVAAASTAAELSAGIGPESGQTAGSPDEILVQGYRESLRLAQDYKRNAIGSEDDILAQDIASFPDLNLAESLQRIPGVTINRDSGEGRQITLRGLGADFTRTQLNGMEVLGNTASGMDNRGGVSRTRSFDFSLFASELFNRVSVQKSYAADQDEGGIAGTVQLYTAKPFDYSGAKFVVSAQGQTNTNTSGVTPRVVALASDRWGDFGALISVAYSQIKSNEYGYRNWGWGQVKYNPANIGPNIDPATRALLQSGTIYAPQAESPSTWYTDRKRLGVTGALQYHPGAFKIDLDLLYGRLWDHRDDYAIAAAGSNALTGSPIGGTQVIQSATIVGNTLEAGSYTGVDQRSEHHVVENHTDFYQAVLNSSWQATDRLKFSALGGYEQSNFRQPVFDKVFMESKNHGFSFDNRPTEPVNSYGFDVTDPGQWQLMRLDTQENAITNKYANGKLSGDYKLSDTSHFEAGGEYKHFTNSGYTYTNKVFHNVPNDTVIPDNLKEVIGRDSQIPYIVGNIDGIYSLIGDPRNLNASYLTAGSDYRVAEETWAGYAQYDLDTLVFGMRLRANAGVRYYSTDLTSSGHLATVVSGATVLQPVSITTNSHGWLPAANFALSLTHELIARVSVNRNVNRPALSDLAAAGTLTTRPNGGSASFGNPFLKPYKATSAEGGLEYYMDRNGFASLSFFYKSMDSFTTSTTKQIPYSQTGLPLSLLVQGEDGNTLFDVSQPINGPGASIKGVEAGLQHDFTFLPGALRHLGINANGTWFDGHQSAIINGVTVRIPLFNLSKWAANATLYYDTDRWGARISTAYRSRYLTSAGSGGNVGDGIRATNNVDAQAHLNINSHLRLVVDAINITNQPIQQFADLTANRTEVYTTSGRTFTFGVTAEF; encoded by the coding sequence ATGCGACGGCCGATCGGATCGACCACCTTTAGCCTTGCCGTGGCCTTGGCCGCGGCAGCAACCTGCGCACCGGCTTATGGCCAGACCGCCGCCTTCGACCGGGAGGCGAGCTTCGCGATCCCGGCGGGGGATCTGCGCGCCAGCCTGTCGCAATTCTCGCGCACCACCGGCGTGCAGGTCGTGGTCGCGCCCGATGCGGCCGAGGGCAAGCGCAGCGCTGCCGTCTCCGGCACGCACGGCGCGCGCCAGGCGCTCGACCTGATGCTGCGCGGCACGGGGCTCGCCGCCGCGATCGAGGGAGACGTGGCGGTGCTGCGCCCGGACCCTACCCAGCGCCGCCGCGCGCCGGTGGCCGCGGCCTCCACGGCGGCAGAGCTGAGCGCCGGTATCGGCCCTGAGAGCGGCCAGACGGCGGGCTCTCCCGACGAAATCCTGGTGCAGGGTTATCGCGAAAGCCTGCGGCTGGCGCAGGATTACAAGCGCAACGCGATCGGCTCCGAGGACGATATCCTCGCGCAGGACATCGCCTCCTTCCCGGATCTCAACCTCGCGGAATCGCTCCAGCGCATTCCCGGCGTGACGATCAACCGCGACAGCGGCGAGGGCCGCCAGATCACGCTGCGCGGCCTCGGTGCGGACTTCACCCGCACCCAGCTCAACGGCATGGAGGTGCTCGGCAACACCGCGTCGGGCATGGACAATCGCGGCGGCGTCAGCCGTACCCGCTCGTTCGACTTCAGCCTGTTCGCGTCCGAACTGTTCAACCGCGTCTCGGTGCAGAAATCCTACGCCGCCGATCAGGACGAAGGTGGCATCGCCGGCACGGTGCAGCTCTATACCGCCAAGCCGTTCGACTATTCGGGCGCCAAGTTCGTCGTCTCGGCGCAGGGGCAGACCAACACCAACACCAGCGGCGTCACCCCGCGCGTCGTCGCGCTCGCATCCGATCGCTGGGGCGATTTCGGCGCGTTGATCTCGGTCGCTTATTCGCAGATCAAGAGCAACGAATATGGCTATCGCAACTGGGGCTGGGGCCAGGTCAAGTATAACCCCGCCAATATCGGGCCGAATATCGATCCCGCGACGCGCGCTTTGCTGCAGTCGGGCACGATCTATGCTCCGCAGGCCGAATCGCCATCGACCTGGTATACCGATCGCAAGCGGCTGGGCGTCACCGGCGCGCTGCAATATCATCCCGGCGCCTTCAAGATCGATCTCGATCTGCTCTACGGCCGGTTGTGGGATCATCGCGACGATTATGCCATCGCCGCCGCCGGCTCCAACGCGCTGACCGGCAGCCCGATCGGCGGCACGCAGGTGATCCAGTCGGCGACGATCGTCGGCAACACGCTAGAGGCAGGCAGCTATACCGGCGTCGACCAGCGCAGCGAGCATCATGTAGTCGAGAACCACACCGATTTCTATCAGGCGGTGCTCAATTCGAGCTGGCAGGCGACCGACCGGCTCAAGTTCAGCGCGCTGGGCGGTTACGAGCAGTCGAACTTCCGCCAGCCGGTGTTCGACAAGGTGTTCATGGAGTCGAAGAATCACGGCTTCAGCTTCGACAATCGCCCGACCGAGCCGGTCAACAGCTACGGCTTCGACGTCACCGATCCCGGCCAGTGGCAGCTGATGCGGCTGGATACGCAGGAAAATGCGATCACGAACAAATATGCCAACGGCAAATTGAGCGGCGATTACAAGCTCAGCGACACCTCGCACTTCGAAGCTGGCGGCGAATATAAGCACTTCACCAACAGCGGCTACACCTACACCAACAAGGTGTTCCACAATGTGCCGAACGACACGGTTATTCCCGACAATCTGAAGGAGGTGATCGGCCGGGATTCGCAGATCCCGTACATCGTCGGCAATATCGATGGCATTTATTCATTGATTGGTGATCCGCGAAACCTCAACGCCAGCTATCTGACCGCCGGCAGCGACTATCGCGTCGCCGAGGAGACGTGGGCCGGCTACGCGCAATATGATCTCGACACGTTGGTCTTCGGGATGCGGCTGCGTGCCAATGCGGGCGTGCGCTATTACTCGACCGATCTCACTTCGTCAGGGCATCTCGCGACGGTCGTGAGCGGCGCGACCGTGCTGCAGCCGGTATCGATCACCACCAACAGCCATGGCTGGCTGCCCGCCGCCAATTTCGCGCTCAGCCTGACGCACGAGCTGATCGCGCGCGTCAGCGTCAACCGCAACGTCAACCGGCCGGCGCTGTCCGATCTGGCGGCGGCCGGCACGCTGACGACGCGGCCCAATGGCGGCAGCGCCAGCTTCGGCAATCCGTTCCTGAAGCCGTACAAGGCCACCTCGGCCGAGGGCGGGCTGGAATATTACATGGATCGCAACGGCTTCGCGTCGCTCAGCTTCTTCTACAAGAGCATGGACAGCTTCACGACCTCGACCACCAAGCAGATCCCCTACAGCCAGACCGGGCTGCCGCTGTCGCTGCTGGTGCAGGGCGAGGACGGCAACACCCTGTTCGACGTCAGCCAGCCGATCAACGGCCCCGGCGCCAGCATCAAGGGCGTCGAGGCCGGGCTGCAGCACGACTTCACCTTCCTGCCGGGCGCGCTCAGGCATCTCGGCATCAACGCCAACGGCACGTGGTTCGATGGCCACCAGTCGGCGATCATCAACGGCGTAACGGTGCGGATCCCGCTGTTCAACCTGTCTAAATGGGCGGCGAACGCGACGCTTTACTACGACACGGATCGTTGGGGCGCGCGCATCTCGACCGCCTATCGCAGCCGATACCTCACCAGCGCCGGCAGCGGCGGCAATGTCGGCGACGGCATCCGCGCGACCAACAATGTCGATGCGCAGGCGCACCTCAACATCAACAGCCACCTGCGGCTGGTGGTCGACGCGATCAACATCACCAACCAGCCGATCCAGCAATTCGCCGACCTGACCGCCAACCGCACCGAGGTCTACACGACGAGCGGCCGGACCTTCACCTTCGGCGTCACCGCCGAATTCTGA
- the cyoB gene encoding cytochrome o ubiquinol oxidase subunit I yields the protein MLGKLDWSAIPFDQPIPLIAAGCVGLGVLGVLALVTVKGWWPYLWHEWLTSVDHKRIGVMYIILAVLMLLRGFADAIMMRSQQLFAMGSAHGYLPPEHFNQVFSAHGTIMIFFGAMPFVIGLMNFVVPLQLGVRDVAFPTLNSTGFWLTASGALLVNISLVIGEFARTGWLPYPPLSELKYSPGVGVDYYLWALQISGVGTLTAGINIVTTILKMRAPGMNYLRMPMFCWTSLASNMLIVAAFPILTATLAMLLLDRYLGFHFFTNEAGGNMMMFVNLIWAWGHPEVYILVLPAFGIFSEIFSTFSQKPLFGYRSMVAATLFIVAVSFVVWLHHFFTMGAGGDVNAFFGIATSIIAVGTGVKIYNWLFTMYGGRVRLEVPMLWSLAFVVTFTVGGMTGVLLAVPPADFVLHNSMFLVAHFHNVIIGGVVFGALAGYEYWFPKAFGFRLHPGWGKAAFWLSVTGFLATFIPMYMLGLDGMTRRLQHVDHVEWGALIAAAAIGVAITAAGVAAQVIQLVVSIMQRDKLRDVTGDPWNGRSLEWVTPSPPPSFNFAVTPDVHGEEAYWGIKQAAIERQRLADEPDYQPIEMPLNSATGVVVAFFTTIMGFALIWHIWWLVAVCFVGAYGTFVWFAWRDHDEYEIPAAEVARVDRGRRASRTTEWLAELGSRA from the coding sequence ATGCTCGGTAAGCTAGACTGGTCGGCGATCCCGTTCGATCAGCCCATTCCCCTCATTGCCGCTGGCTGCGTCGGGCTGGGTGTACTCGGCGTGCTCGCGCTGGTCACCGTCAAGGGCTGGTGGCCCTATCTCTGGCACGAGTGGCTGACGAGCGTCGACCACAAGCGCATCGGCGTGATGTACATCATTCTCGCGGTGCTGATGCTGCTGCGCGGCTTTGCCGATGCGATCATGATGCGCTCGCAGCAGCTGTTCGCGATGGGAAGTGCCCATGGCTATCTGCCGCCGGAGCACTTCAACCAGGTCTTCTCCGCCCACGGCACGATCATGATCTTCTTCGGCGCGATGCCGTTCGTGATCGGCCTGATGAACTTCGTCGTGCCGTTGCAGCTCGGCGTGCGTGACGTTGCCTTCCCAACGCTCAACTCGACCGGCTTCTGGCTGACGGCAAGCGGTGCGCTGCTGGTCAACATCAGCCTCGTCATCGGCGAGTTCGCGCGCACCGGCTGGCTGCCTTATCCGCCGCTCAGCGAGCTGAAATATTCGCCCGGCGTGGGCGTCGATTATTATCTGTGGGCGCTGCAGATATCGGGGGTCGGCACGCTGACCGCCGGCATCAACATCGTCACGACCATCCTCAAGATGCGCGCGCCCGGCATGAACTATCTGCGCATGCCGATGTTCTGCTGGACCAGCCTTGCGTCCAACATGCTGATCGTCGCCGCGTTCCCGATCCTGACCGCGACGCTCGCGATGCTGCTGCTCGACCGTTACCTCGGCTTCCACTTCTTCACGAACGAAGCCGGCGGCAACATGATGATGTTCGTCAACCTGATCTGGGCGTGGGGCCATCCCGAGGTCTACATCCTCGTCCTGCCCGCGTTCGGCATCTTCTCCGAGATCTTCTCGACCTTCTCGCAGAAGCCGCTGTTCGGCTATCGCTCGATGGTCGCGGCGACCCTGTTCATCGTCGCCGTGTCGTTCGTCGTGTGGCTGCACCACTTCTTCACGATGGGTGCGGGCGGCGACGTCAACGCCTTCTTCGGCATCGCCACATCGATCATCGCGGTCGGCACCGGCGTGAAGATCTACAACTGGCTCTTCACGATGTACGGCGGCCGCGTGCGGCTCGAAGTGCCGATGTTGTGGTCGCTGGCGTTCGTCGTGACCTTCACCGTCGGCGGCATGACCGGCGTGCTGCTCGCGGTGCCGCCGGCGGACTTCGTGCTTCACAACTCGATGTTCCTGGTAGCCCACTTCCACAACGTCATCATCGGCGGCGTCGTCTTCGGCGCGCTGGCGGGCTACGAATATTGGTTCCCGAAGGCGTTCGGTTTCCGCCTGCACCCAGGCTGGGGCAAGGCCGCCTTCTGGCTGTCGGTGACGGGCTTCCTCGCCACCTTCATCCCGATGTACATGCTCGGCCTGGACGGCATGACCCGCCGACTGCAGCATGTTGACCATGTCGAATGGGGCGCACTGATCGCGGCTGCCGCGATCGGCGTTGCGATCACCGCGGCGGGCGTGGCCGCGCAGGTCATCCAGCTCGTCGTCAGCATCATGCAGCGCGACAAGCTGCGCGACGTGACCGGCGACCCGTGGAACGGCCGCAGCCTGGAGTGGGTCACGCCGTCGCCGCCGCCGTCGTTCAACTTCGCGGTGACGCCCGACGTGCATGGCGAAGAGGCCTATTGGGGCATCAAGCAGGCGGCGATCGAGCGTCAGCGCCTGGCCGACGAGCCCGATTATCAGCCGATCGAAATGCCGCTCAACAGCGCCACCGGCGTGGTCGTGGCCTTCTTCACCACGATCATGGGCTTCGCGCTGATCTGGCACATCTGGTGGCTGGTCGCGGTGTGCTTCGTGGGCGCCTACGGCACGTTCGTGTGGTTCGCCTGGCGCGACCATGACGAATACGAAATCCCGGCCGCCGAAGTGGCGCGGGTCGATCGCGGCCGCCGTGCATCGCGCACGACCGAGTGGCTGGCCGAACTGGGGAGCCGGGCATGA
- the glmS gene encoding glutamine--fructose-6-phosphate transaminase (isomerizing): protein MCGIIGIVGKEEVCGRLLAGLRRLEYRGYDSAGVATDHDGLIDRRRAPGKLDNLAAVLHADPLPGTTGIAHTRWATHGAPTEDNAHPHATGEVAVVHNGIIENFKPLREELQARGHVFTSQTDTEVVAHLVSEQVEQGAEPAAAVAAVLKRLHGAFALAILFRQYPDMLVGARLGSPLVVGFGDGETYLGSDALALAPLTQRICYLEEGDWVVITRDGARIFDRDDRPVERPIVLSGATDIALTKGNHRHFMLKEIYEQPIVVAQTLRSYLRRLEGELALPTEGYDLSAVKRVTIVACGTSFYAGMVAKYWFEQFARVPVDIDVASEFRYRAPVLEPGGLALFISQSGETADTLAALRHARSEGQTIACVVNVPTSTMAREADLVLPTHAGPEIGVASTKAFTCQLAVLAAFAANLARAKGRLSQEQERALVRHLSEAPAALNGALAYDEAIHEVAATIAGARDVLYLGRGPDYPLALEGALKLKEISYIHAEGYAAGEMKHGPIALIDDLVPVIVIAPSGPLFDKTVSNMQEVQARGGKVVLISDYDGVAAAGEGCMATITMPKVHPLIAPLVYAVPVQLLAYHVAVAKGTDVDQPRNLAKSVTVE, encoded by the coding sequence ATGTGCGGGATCATCGGTATCGTCGGCAAGGAAGAGGTGTGCGGGCGGCTGCTCGCAGGGCTGCGGCGGCTCGAATATCGCGGCTATGACAGCGCCGGCGTCGCCACCGACCATGACGGGCTGATCGACCGCCGCCGCGCACCGGGCAAGCTCGACAATCTCGCCGCCGTCCTTCACGCCGATCCGCTGCCGGGCACCACCGGCATCGCGCACACGCGCTGGGCGACGCACGGTGCGCCGACCGAGGACAATGCCCATCCGCATGCGACCGGCGAGGTCGCAGTGGTCCACAACGGCATCATCGAGAATTTCAAGCCGCTGCGCGAGGAGTTGCAGGCGCGCGGCCATGTCTTCACCAGCCAGACGGATACCGAGGTGGTGGCCCATCTCGTGTCCGAACAGGTGGAGCAGGGGGCCGAGCCCGCCGCCGCCGTCGCGGCGGTGCTCAAGCGGCTGCATGGCGCCTTCGCGCTCGCCATCCTGTTCCGCCAATATCCCGACATGCTGGTCGGCGCGCGGCTCGGCTCGCCGCTGGTGGTGGGGTTCGGCGACGGCGAGACCTATCTCGGCTCGGACGCGCTCGCGCTCGCGCCGCTCACCCAGCGCATCTGCTACCTCGAGGAGGGCGACTGGGTCGTCATCACACGCGACGGCGCGCGCATCTTCGATCGCGACGACAGGCCGGTCGAGCGACCGATCGTCCTGTCCGGCGCGACCGACATCGCGCTGACCAAGGGCAATCACCGGCACTTCATGCTCAAGGAGATTTACGAGCAGCCGATCGTGGTGGCGCAGACGCTGCGCTCGTACCTGCGCCGGCTGGAGGGCGAGCTGGCGCTGCCGACCGAGGGCTACGACCTGTCGGCGGTCAAGCGCGTGACGATCGTGGCGTGCGGCACCAGCTTCTACGCCGGCATGGTCGCCAAATATTGGTTCGAGCAGTTTGCGCGCGTGCCGGTCGACATCGATGTGGCGAGCGAGTTTCGCTATCGCGCGCCGGTGCTGGAGCCGGGCGGGCTGGCACTGTTCATCAGCCAGTCGGGCGAGACCGCCGACACGCTGGCGGCGCTGCGCCATGCGCGCAGCGAGGGCCAGACGATCGCCTGCGTCGTCAATGTGCCGACCAGCACCATGGCGCGCGAGGCCGATCTCGTGCTGCCGACCCATGCCGGGCCGGAGATCGGCGTCGCCTCGACCAAGGCATTCACCTGTCAGCTCGCAGTGCTGGCCGCCTTCGCCGCCAATCTGGCGCGCGCCAAGGGGCGGCTGAGCCAGGAGCAGGAACGCGCGCTCGTCCGGCATCTGTCCGAGGCGCCCGCCGCGCTCAACGGCGCGTTGGCCTATGACGAGGCGATCCACGAGGTGGCGGCCACCATCGCCGGCGCACGCGACGTGCTGTATCTGGGACGCGGGCCGGATTATCCGCTGGCGCTGGAGGGTGCGCTGAAGCTCAAGGAAATCAGCTACATCCACGCCGAAGGTTATGCGGCGGGCGAGATGAAGCATGGGCCGATCGCGTTGATCGACGATCTTGTGCCGGTGATCGTGATCGCGCCGTCCGGCCCCCTGTTCGACAAGACCGTGTCGAACATGCAGGAGGTGCAGGCGCGCGGCGGCAAGGTCGTGCTGATCTCCGATTATGACGGCGTCGCAGCGGCGGGCGAGGGGTGCATGGCGACCATCACCATGCCGAAGGTCCACCCGCTGATCGCGCCTCTGGTCTACGCCGTGCCGGTGCAGCTTCTGGCCTACCACGTCGCGGTCGCGAAGGGCACCGACGTCGATCAGCCGCGCAATCTGGCGAAGTCCGTCACGGTCGAGTGA
- the cyoD gene encoding cytochrome o ubiquinol oxidase subunit IV, whose product MSHGHHDEYDVDDAAPGDEVASGTDSHGIRVYAIGLFLATLLTIGSFWVAGSSMVWGPGIPSALIALAVAQIGVHLVFFLHITSGPENTNNTIALAFGFTIVLLVVVGSIWIMHHLDHNMMPMSQMMQMQR is encoded by the coding sequence ATGAGCCACGGTCATCACGACGAATATGATGTCGACGATGCCGCTCCAGGCGACGAGGTCGCCAGCGGTACGGACTCGCACGGCATTCGCGTCTACGCGATCGGCCTGTTCCTCGCGACGCTCCTCACGATCGGGTCCTTCTGGGTCGCGGGCTCCAGCATGGTGTGGGGTCCGGGTATCCCGTCGGCGCTGATCGCACTGGCGGTGGCGCAGATCGGCGTCCACCTCGTCTTCTTCCTGCACATCACCAGCGGGCCCGAGAACACCAACAACACCATCGCGCTCGCCTTCGGCTTCACGATCGTGCTGCTGGTGGTGGTCGGCTCGATCTGGATCATGCACCATCTCGACCACAACATGATGCCGATGTCGCAGATGATGCAGATGCAGCGCTGA